One genomic segment of Adhaeribacter pallidiroseus includes these proteins:
- a CDS encoding argonaute/piwi family protein → MHPADVDQVDFDKNQILFGKGLTDVNAASGMRDGGPYEVPNGIADNLKILFIYQNREQANNLFSYIKQGYKHYPGLLSYAGISVNIANERLQYSNKESLLNEFNNFINGVLTNESYADYFALVILPFSKESADLSDNKLYYLIKEKLLKKSIASQSIDSTKINGANFHYHLPNISVAILAKVGGIPWKLKRKPYNELVVGFNEEYFEENLVLGTAVYFDNSGKLRHVKSFNGNNRNDLIIALKNSIQNFLEANQNNPPDRLVIHYYKPPRKEDVDRIDKLIRDEFRFNLPFALIEVNDTKVSTDICFDVKFNYGMPISGTFVRLRKTSNEYLLFNNQRYWKNPLKPISAEEYPIKVKLYNTETGGFSHKELLSQVYEFSRLYWKGLKQKSQPVTTQYSKMIAEFAVHFENGRIPENRISQKTAWFI, encoded by the coding sequence GTGCATCCAGCTGATGTTGATCAAGTGGATTTTGATAAAAACCAAATACTATTTGGTAAGGGCTTGACTGACGTTAATGCGGCAAGTGGAATGCGAGATGGTGGGCCTTACGAGGTGCCAAATGGAATAGCAGACAATTTAAAAATTTTATTTATTTATCAAAATAGAGAACAAGCTAACAATCTTTTTTCATATATAAAGCAAGGTTATAAACATTATCCAGGATTATTGAGCTATGCTGGTATTTCTGTGAACATTGCTAATGAAAGATTGCAATATTCAAACAAAGAATCTTTATTAAATGAATTCAATAATTTTATAAATGGCGTACTGACAAATGAATCATATGCGGATTACTTTGCATTGGTAATTTTACCTTTCTCAAAAGAATCTGCAGATTTATCAGATAACAAATTATATTATTTAATAAAAGAAAAACTTTTAAAAAAAAGTATTGCTTCGCAATCAATAGATAGTACAAAAATAAACGGAGCAAATTTTCATTATCATCTTCCTAATATTTCTGTTGCCATTTTAGCTAAAGTTGGTGGCATACCTTGGAAACTTAAAAGAAAACCATATAATGAATTAGTTGTTGGTTTTAATGAAGAATATTTTGAAGAAAATCTTGTTCTAGGAACTGCTGTCTATTTTGATAATAGTGGAAAGCTTAGGCATGTTAAATCCTTTAATGGCAATAATAGAAATGACTTAATAATTGCTTTAAAGAACTCGATTCAAAATTTTTTAGAAGCTAACCAAAATAATCCTCCGGATCGACTAGTCATACATTACTATAAACCACCTCGCAAAGAAGATGTAGATAGGATTGATAAGTTGATTAGAGATGAATTCAGGTTTAATCTTCCTTTTGCATTGATAGAAGTAAATGATACAAAAGTAAGTACAGATATATGTTTTGATGTAAAGTTTAATTACGGGATGCCCATTAGTGGAACTTTTGTTAGATTAAGAAAAACTAGTAACGAGTATCTGTTATTCAATAATCAAAGATACTGGAAAAATCCACTTAAACCAATTAGTGCAGAGGAGTATCCTATCAAAGTTAAATTGTATAATACTGAAACTGGGGGTTTTAGCCATAAAGAGCTACTGAGTCAAGTTTATGAGTTTTCTAGATTGTATTGGAAAGGACTTAAACAAAAAAGTCAACCTGTGACAACTCAGTATTCAAAGATGATTGCTGAGTTTGCAGTACATTTTGAAAATGGTAGGATTCCTGAAAACCGAATTTCACAAAAAACAGCTTGGTTTATTTAA
- a CDS encoding SIR2 family protein, whose protein sequence is MDIKQAIDKSLFIFGAGASYDAGCKMSGDMLKALTEIICLNQEDPFTEIERETIKFLLTCLNYHSEWKTWEVNREYSLQPNIEELALLIRRIKNRDNFLPYPVTGNWADKLLRLEAQFKEQNKFGLYHKIEDTIKNKLIPQWLEVKQTDFLKPLDDFFQRNTDKRITFDIFSMNYDKVIEQHFSEQKAKPYRGFYSGEWRGFNVSDSIDEFNIINLYKLHGSLDWTRLIDGTVLEKSDIDEYYEDIEGENRIEHDPVIIFGHGTKFFSVEPFFSLIQNFSNKLKERNYFFIIGYSFFDPYINNLLIQAVKDGGYKNKKIIIVNPSFAFNPPLKVDHFIDHDLYGCHLNENNSEAKKILTNYIEDIQRNAFYSELPEFNIKQVPSEALYYLRMGTKEFFNRFFNNSGEAFLKLIEDFESQGEKSLPF, encoded by the coding sequence ATGGATATTAAACAAGCTATAGATAAAAGCCTATTTATATTTGGAGCTGGTGCTTCCTATGATGCTGGTTGCAAAATGTCAGGAGATATGCTGAAAGCGTTGACTGAAATTATCTGCTTGAATCAGGAGGATCCTTTTACAGAAATCGAAAGAGAAACCATAAAGTTTTTACTTACTTGTTTAAATTATCATTCAGAATGGAAAACTTGGGAAGTAAATAGAGAATATTCATTGCAGCCTAATATTGAAGAATTAGCACTTTTAATCAGAAGAATAAAGAACCGAGATAATTTTTTACCTTATCCTGTAACTGGTAATTGGGCTGATAAACTTCTTAGATTAGAAGCTCAATTCAAAGAGCAAAATAAGTTTGGCCTTTATCATAAAATTGAAGATACAATTAAAAATAAGCTTATTCCCCAATGGCTTGAAGTTAAACAAACAGATTTCTTAAAGCCACTTGATGATTTCTTTCAAAGAAATACAGATAAAAGAATAACCTTTGATATTTTTTCTATGAATTATGACAAGGTAATTGAACAACATTTTTCTGAACAAAAAGCGAAGCCATATAGAGGATTCTATAGTGGCGAATGGAGAGGATTTAATGTGTCTGATAGTATTGATGAATTTAATATTATTAATTTATACAAATTACATGGGTCATTAGATTGGACCAGGCTTATAGATGGAACTGTTTTAGAAAAATCTGATATTGATGAATATTACGAAGATATCGAAGGAGAAAATAGAATTGAACATGATCCAGTTATAATATTTGGGCATGGCACAAAGTTTTTTTCTGTAGAACCTTTTTTCAGCCTAATTCAAAATTTTAGCAATAAATTAAAAGAAAGAAATTACTTTTTTATTATTGGCTATAGTTTTTTTGATCCATATATAAATAATTTACTTATTCAAGCTGTAAAAGATGGTGGTTATAAAAACAAAAAGATCATCATAGTAAATCCATCTTTTGCATTTAATCCACCCTTAAAGGTAGATCATTTTATAGATCATGATCTGTATGGTTGCCATCTTAATGAAAATAACTCAGAAGCAAAGAAAATCCTAACTAATTACATAGAAGATATACAACGGAATGCTTTTTATTCAGAATTGCCTGAATTCAACATCAAACAAGTTCCATCCGAAGCTTTATATTATTTAAGAATGGGTACAAAAGAATTCTTTAATCGTTTTTTTAATAATTCAGGTGAGGCTTTTTTAAAGCTTATTGAAGATTTTGAAAGTCAAGGTGAGAAGTCTTTACCATTCTAA
- a CDS encoding AAA family ATPase, which yields MPIESVYIENFKSIRDSERISIKPINILIGPNGVGKSNFISFFKLLNSIYQQRLRKYVADNGYEDRILYFGRKVSEYLAGGIVFKPNDNNVNNRYDFKLVPQAQDSGFYFEEETAGYNVFAYHYGEKWHYMDLDTIGKPESNLKDHGADRSFYLSNYFEDFKVFHFHDTSANSSLKQVAKTQDYAYLREDGSNLAAYLFKIKDTHPKHFRMIEHTIRSVAPFFDRFNLKPDAKNENVIFLNWLEKGSDEYFNAHNLSDGTLRFIALTTLLLQPDIPKTIIIDEPELGLHPFAIQKLAAMIKSASSKSQIIVSTQSVNLVDEFSADDIIVVDRRDNQTVFTRQSEESLREWLKDYTLGELWEKNVLGGRPR from the coding sequence ATGCCAATAGAAAGTGTTTACATAGAAAATTTTAAATCCATTCGTGATAGTGAGAGAATATCAATTAAGCCGATTAATATTTTAATTGGGCCTAACGGAGTGGGGAAAAGTAATTTCATCAGTTTTTTTAAATTACTTAACAGCATTTACCAACAAAGACTTCGTAAATATGTAGCAGATAATGGGTATGAAGATCGTATTTTATATTTTGGCCGTAAAGTATCTGAATATCTAGCAGGGGGCATTGTTTTTAAACCAAATGATAATAATGTTAATAACCGATATGATTTTAAGTTAGTACCACAAGCTCAAGACAGCGGATTCTATTTTGAGGAAGAAACAGCTGGTTATAATGTCTTCGCTTATCATTACGGTGAAAAATGGCATTACATGGATTTAGATACTATTGGTAAACCTGAAAGCAACTTAAAAGACCACGGGGCAGATCGCAGTTTTTACCTAAGTAATTATTTTGAGGACTTTAAAGTATTTCACTTTCACGATACGAGTGCAAATTCCTCTTTGAAGCAAGTAGCAAAAACGCAGGATTACGCTTATTTGCGAGAAGATGGCAGTAACTTAGCTGCCTATCTGTTTAAAATCAAAGATACTCATCCCAAACATTTTAGAATGATTGAGCACACCATTCGTTCAGTGGCGCCGTTTTTTGATCGGTTTAATTTAAAGCCTGATGCTAAAAACGAAAACGTAATTTTCTTAAACTGGTTAGAAAAAGGGTCCGACGAATATTTTAATGCACATAATCTATCTGATGGTACTCTGCGCTTTATTGCTTTAACTACTTTATTACTACAACCAGATATTCCAAAAACCATTATAATAGACGAGCCAGAATTAGGATTGCACCCTTTTGCCATTCAGAAACTAGCCGCTATGATAAAAAGTGCTTCTTCTAAATCACAAATAATCGTTTCTACTCAATCGGTAAACCTGGTAGATGAATTCTCTGCTGATGATATTATTGTAGTAGACCGAAGGGACAACCAAACAGTATTTACCCGTCAGTCGGAGGAAAGTCTTCGTGAATGGCTTAAGGATTACACCTTAGGGGAGCTTTGGGAGAAGAATGTATTGGGAGGTCGGCCCAGATGA
- a CDS encoding DUF4276 family protein: MRGLYILAEGPTEEEFINEVLSHYFYDKGIYDVRAILMSTSPGFKGGDVTYQRYKLNAENLLKREQDIIVTSLIDYFRLRTDFPEYAQAQTIIDKYKRVDFLENAVANDINSHRFLPYIQLHEFEGLLFSHTAGFDYLPDLSDANKQQLYSAVQEHDNPEMLNDGAETAPSKRLEKLIPGYKKTLHGPVIATEISLSIIMQRCIRFNNWIQALTQRMQQN; this comes from the coding sequence ATGAGAGGACTATACATTTTAGCCGAAGGACCTACCGAAGAAGAGTTTATCAATGAAGTGCTCAGTCATTATTTTTATGATAAAGGCATATATGATGTAAGGGCAATTTTAATGAGCACTAGCCCTGGTTTTAAAGGAGGAGATGTTACTTACCAACGTTATAAGCTAAATGCCGAAAACCTATTAAAACGGGAACAAGATATAATTGTAACTTCTTTAATTGATTATTTCCGATTACGAACAGATTTTCCGGAATATGCTCAAGCCCAAACTATAATTGACAAATATAAACGAGTTGATTTTTTGGAAAATGCTGTAGCTAACGATATTAATAGCCACCGTTTTTTGCCTTATATTCAATTGCATGAGTTTGAAGGATTATTATTTTCCCATACGGCTGGGTTTGATTATTTGCCTGATTTATCGGACGCAAACAAGCAACAATTGTACAGCGCTGTACAGGAACATGATAATCCGGAAATGTTGAACGATGGAGCTGAAACAGCCCCATCTAAACGATTGGAAAAACTTATCCCAGGGTACAAGAAGACCTTACACGGTCCAGTTATCGCTACTGAAATATCACTTTCCATTATTATGCAACGCTGTATTCGGTTTAATAACTGGATTCAGGCTTTAACCCAAAGAATGCAGCAAAATTAA